Proteins encoded by one window of Sphingosinicella sp. BN140058:
- a CDS encoding endonuclease/exonuclease/phosphatase family protein, with protein MAGFATVRLGAAGLMVRRCLLFAALVLGLSLPAWRGAEAAPLRVMSFNVRVPVDQDGPNAWPHRKDILVDLVANAKPDVVGTQELKRIQADYLLAHLPGYAWFGTDRRGGRDDEYMGVFYRRDRLRLIELGNFWLSDTPDVAGSISWGHPLPRMVTWGLFETVADGRRFYLYNTHFPYRAEDEAARTKGAEAIAARIAALQRDVPVVLTGDFNTAPDSPAHGVLSRDLVDVRTAAARVEGPEPTFHGFTGKADRRIDWIFARGFVPLRLRTEDMNRAGRYPSDHFPIIADLDWPAAPARR; from the coding sequence ATGGCTGGCTTCGCGACGGTGCGTTTAGGAGCGGCGGGTTTGATGGTGCGGCGCTGCCTGCTCTTCGCCGCGCTCGTGCTCGGTCTATCCCTGCCGGCGTGGCGGGGCGCGGAAGCGGCCCCGCTCCGCGTGATGAGCTTCAATGTTCGGGTGCCGGTCGATCAGGACGGGCCCAATGCCTGGCCCCATCGCAAGGACATCCTCGTCGATCTCGTCGCAAACGCGAAGCCGGACGTCGTCGGCACACAAGAGCTGAAGCGGATCCAAGCCGATTATCTGCTCGCCCATCTGCCCGGCTATGCCTGGTTCGGCACGGATCGCCGGGGCGGGCGCGACGACGAATATATGGGTGTCTTCTACCGGCGCGACCGGCTGCGGCTGATCGAGCTCGGCAATTTCTGGCTGTCGGACACGCCCGATGTGGCGGGCAGCATCAGCTGGGGGCATCCGTTGCCGCGGATGGTCACCTGGGGTTTGTTCGAGACGGTCGCCGACGGGCGGCGATTCTATCTGTACAACACCCATTTCCCGTACCGCGCCGAGGACGAGGCCGCGCGTACCAAGGGCGCCGAGGCGATCGCGGCCCGGATCGCCGCTCTTCAGCGCGACGTGCCGGTGGTGCTGACCGGCGACTTCAACACGGCCCCGGACAGCCCGGCACATGGCGTGCTCAGCCGCGACCTGGTCGATGTCCGCACCGCCGCAGCCCGGGTCGAGGGCCCCGAACCGACCTTCCACGGCTTCACCGGCAAGGCCGATCGGCGCATTGACTGGATCTTCGCGCGCGGGTTCGTGCCGCTGCGGCTGCGCACCGAGGATATGAACCGCGCCGGCCGCTATCCCTCGGATCACTTCCCGATCATCGCCGACCTCGATTGGCCCGCCGCACCCGCGCGCCGCTGA